The Sorangiineae bacterium MSr11367 genome window below encodes:
- a CDS encoding carbamoyltransferase, which yields MSYVLGISAYYHDSAAALLKGGEIIAAAQEERFSRKKQDSRFPANAIRSCLKQAGISLEDLERVAYYEKPSLKFHRLLHTYFAFAPKGLSTFVTDMPHWLTDKLHVESELKRQLAALGLHRLPELSFFEHHQSHAASAFFASPFPHAAVLCIDGVGEWATTSVWQGRGASLTPLWQLDFPHSIGLLYSSFTYFCGFKVDSGEYKLMGLAPYGRPIYRDLILEHLLDLKADGTFRLNMKYFDFATGLTMTNAHFEELFGGPPRAPESEITQREFDLAASVQVVTEEIVMALARTIHAETGEPYLCLSGGVALNCVANGRLLREGPFKDIWVQPAAGDAGGALGAAYAAWHFDMKKARTTPVGDAMKGAFLGSSYSPEEIKAYLDSVGAMYRRLDGDAMPNEVGALLAKDNVVGWFQGRMEFGPRALGARSILGNPCSSETQSVMNLKIKKRESFRPFAPAVLAEKASEWFNLSGRSPYMSIVAPVLKRHCRETSDAEDALFGLDKLKVVRSTIPAVTHVDYSARIQTVHRDLNPRFHRVIEAFERLTGCPVIVNTSFNVRGEPIVESPRDAYACFMRTAMDYLVLGDFLLDKSLQPEWKDPRGQMEFELD from the coding sequence ATGAGTTACGTCCTTGGAATATCCGCTTACTACCACGATAGCGCCGCCGCCTTGTTGAAGGGCGGAGAGATCATTGCGGCGGCACAAGAAGAGCGGTTTTCTCGCAAGAAGCAGGATAGCCGTTTTCCGGCCAATGCCATTCGCAGCTGTTTGAAGCAGGCCGGCATCTCGTTGGAAGATCTCGAACGGGTCGCGTACTACGAAAAGCCGTCGCTCAAGTTTCATCGCTTGTTGCACACCTATTTCGCCTTCGCACCCAAGGGTCTGAGCACGTTCGTCACCGACATGCCCCACTGGCTGACGGACAAGTTGCACGTCGAGTCCGAGCTAAAACGCCAATTGGCCGCGCTCGGTCTGCACCGCCTGCCCGAGTTGTCGTTCTTCGAACATCATCAGTCGCACGCCGCATCGGCGTTTTTTGCCAGCCCATTTCCACATGCGGCCGTGCTCTGTATCGATGGAGTCGGGGAGTGGGCGACCACCTCGGTGTGGCAGGGCCGCGGAGCCTCGCTCACGCCGCTGTGGCAATTGGATTTCCCCCATTCCATTGGTCTCCTCTATTCGTCGTTTACGTATTTTTGCGGCTTCAAGGTCGATTCCGGTGAATACAAATTGATGGGGTTGGCGCCCTACGGTCGCCCCATTTACCGCGATCTCATTCTGGAGCACCTGCTCGACTTGAAGGCGGACGGCACGTTTCGCCTGAATATGAAATATTTCGACTTCGCGACCGGTCTCACCATGACCAATGCGCACTTCGAAGAGCTCTTCGGCGGACCGCCCCGCGCACCGGAAAGCGAAATCACGCAGCGCGAATTCGACTTGGCCGCCTCCGTCCAGGTCGTCACGGAAGAAATCGTGATGGCCCTGGCCCGCACCATCCACGCCGAAACGGGAGAACCGTATCTTTGTCTCTCCGGTGGCGTAGCCCTCAACTGCGTGGCCAATGGTCGCCTTCTCCGGGAGGGGCCCTTCAAGGACATTTGGGTGCAGCCGGCCGCCGGGGATGCGGGGGGTGCTCTAGGGGCCGCGTACGCCGCATGGCACTTCGACATGAAGAAGGCGCGCACGACGCCCGTCGGGGATGCCATGAAGGGAGCGTTCCTCGGCTCCAGCTATTCGCCCGAGGAAATCAAAGCGTACCTCGACTCGGTGGGCGCCATGTACCGACGGCTCGACGGCGACGCCATGCCCAACGAGGTGGGGGCGCTCTTGGCGAAGGACAACGTCGTCGGCTGGTTCCAAGGCCGCATGGAGTTCGGCCCCCGCGCGCTCGGCGCCCGATCGATCCTCGGCAATCCTTGCAGCTCCGAGACGCAGTCGGTGATGAACCTGAAGATCAAGAAACGCGAATCGTTCCGCCCCTTCGCGCCGGCGGTACTGGCCGAAAAGGCGAGCGAGTGGTTCAACCTCTCGGGCCGAAGCCCGTACATGTCCATCGTCGCCCCCGTGCTCAAGCGACACTGTCGCGAGACCTCCGATGCGGAAGATGCACTGTTCGGGCTCGACAAGCTCAAGGTCGTTCGCTCGACGATCCCCGCGGTCACCCACGTGGACTATTCGGCGCGCATCCAGACCGTGCACCGCGACCTGAACCCGCGCTTTCACCGAGTCATCGAGGCCTTCGAGCGGCTCACGGGCTGTCCGGTCATCGTCAACACCTCGTTCAACGTGCGCGGGGAGCCCATCGTGGAGAGCCCTCGCGATGCCTACGCATGCTTCATGCGAACGGCCATGGACTACTTGGTATTGGGCGACTTCCTGCTCGACAAATCGCTCCAGCCTGAATGGAAGGATCCACGCGGGCAAATGGAATTCGAACTCGATTGA
- a CDS encoding B12-binding domain-containing radical SAM protein, translating into MSDRNLRLKPNLLCIVPPYPLTSVPLGPAALLGYLKANGCHDFDFLDLRLWVPYSFAPTHQQVGAFGETFVLDVPELPLVLQMLRNFEEGKPLIGPPTELFERYCAERVINSVYLHNYLTMLDRFFERVFSQVQDLRFIGFSCWTTNFLATMLAAAHLKRRKSPPFIVVGGPQVTESIHCGQLGLASGLFDAVAQSEGEETLLCLYEEFCQGNGEVTKPVPGTMQRDPETNGFRITERKPLRMKELPLPSFDEMSILSYGRPYDDPKYNNLRILPFQLSRGCTDKCSFCSEWVFWRTYRVGPTDRAVEQLKELKSKYNADGIWFSDSLLNGKMSRLVEFAETAKKQKLDVLWGGYMRADMTPDTASLIFEAGCRNVFLGIESMSDETLEVMRKRRAEAHNINALRSFLQTGMVVQAGLIAGFPGDTRHRFLHTARVLQEIQQEFVNLNVNTEPFAVMPGQPIFQELGKYDLHPRGWAQDYLDIAPKYRFITNDVYCSVDGPNQGIDRLGEFRIGLSLGDAVAGLNYGRKEPLGPLRFQLDYVYQDVALGTIKSTAAMTYGAILTKAEQAEFDQGHMLSTFQGQSSIPMLEHPVFTDMLGRLEAAHVVPPRRTHPGIYANSYEGSLSENAGLTLSPFVIARVLEAGGVLLVVNFISSKCTVLPASIAWLVEFLAGTPRYLDEIRARAKDLDVQDDGWMKTLDDLRERGLVVVNDHRTDSPAAPFRRRISLQVIQSTS; encoded by the coding sequence GTGAGCGACCGAAACCTCCGGCTGAAGCCCAATCTTCTGTGCATCGTCCCGCCGTATCCGCTGACGTCGGTGCCGCTGGGCCCCGCCGCGCTACTTGGCTACCTCAAGGCCAACGGCTGCCATGATTTCGACTTTCTCGATCTGCGGCTCTGGGTTCCCTACAGCTTCGCGCCCACGCACCAGCAGGTGGGCGCATTCGGGGAGACCTTCGTCCTCGACGTTCCCGAGCTGCCGCTGGTCCTGCAGATGCTGCGCAACTTCGAAGAGGGCAAACCGCTGATCGGCCCGCCGACGGAGTTGTTCGAGCGCTATTGCGCGGAGCGCGTCATCAACTCCGTGTACCTGCACAATTACCTGACGATGCTCGATCGGTTCTTCGAGCGCGTGTTTTCTCAGGTGCAGGATCTGCGCTTCATCGGGTTTTCCTGCTGGACGACGAACTTTCTCGCCACCATGCTGGCCGCGGCGCATTTGAAGCGGCGCAAATCGCCGCCGTTCATCGTCGTCGGCGGCCCGCAGGTGACCGAGAGCATCCACTGCGGGCAGCTCGGCCTCGCGAGCGGCTTGTTCGATGCCGTCGCCCAGAGCGAGGGCGAGGAAACGCTTCTCTGCCTCTACGAAGAGTTCTGCCAGGGCAACGGCGAGGTCACCAAACCGGTCCCAGGCACCATGCAGCGCGATCCGGAGACGAACGGTTTCCGCATCACCGAGCGCAAGCCCCTACGCATGAAGGAGCTGCCGCTTCCCAGCTTCGATGAAATGTCCATCCTGTCGTATGGCCGTCCGTACGACGATCCGAAGTACAACAACCTGCGCATTCTGCCCTTCCAATTGTCGCGCGGTTGCACGGACAAATGTTCATTTTGCAGTGAGTGGGTCTTCTGGCGCACCTACCGCGTCGGCCCCACGGACCGGGCCGTCGAGCAGCTCAAGGAGCTGAAATCGAAGTACAACGCCGATGGTATTTGGTTTTCGGACTCGCTGCTGAACGGCAAAATGTCGCGACTGGTGGAGTTCGCGGAAACGGCGAAAAAGCAGAAGCTCGACGTCCTCTGGGGCGGGTACATGCGGGCGGACATGACGCCCGATACGGCGTCGCTCATCTTCGAGGCGGGCTGCCGCAACGTGTTTCTCGGCATCGAGTCGATGTCCGACGAGACGCTCGAGGTCATGCGCAAGCGCCGCGCCGAGGCGCACAACATCAACGCGCTGCGTTCCTTTCTCCAGACCGGCATGGTCGTGCAGGCGGGGCTCATCGCGGGCTTTCCCGGCGATACGCGACACCGCTTCCTGCACACGGCCCGCGTGCTCCAAGAGATCCAACAGGAGTTCGTCAACCTCAACGTCAACACCGAGCCGTTCGCGGTGATGCCGGGCCAGCCGATCTTCCAGGAGCTCGGAAAGTACGATTTGCACCCCCGAGGCTGGGCGCAAGACTATCTGGATATCGCACCGAAATATCGATTCATCACCAATGACGTTTATTGCTCGGTGGACGGGCCCAACCAAGGGATCGATCGCCTGGGCGAATTCCGCATCGGCCTTTCGCTCGGCGACGCGGTGGCGGGGCTCAATTATGGACGGAAAGAGCCACTCGGCCCTCTCCGCTTCCAATTGGATTACGTCTACCAGGACGTGGCGTTGGGCACCATCAAGTCGACGGCGGCGATGACCTACGGGGCCATTTTGACCAAGGCCGAGCAGGCGGAGTTCGACCAGGGCCACATGCTAAGCACCTTCCAGGGTCAGAGCTCGATTCCCATGCTCGAGCACCCCGTGTTCACGGACATGCTCGGGCGCTTGGAGGCCGCCCATGTCGTTCCGCCACGCCGGACGCACCCTGGCATTTATGCGAACAGCTACGAGGGAAGCCTTTCCGAGAACGCTGGCTTGACGTTGTCGCCCTTCGTGATCGCCCGCGTGCTGGAGGCCGGAGGGGTGCTCTTGGTGGTGAACTTCATCTCGTCGAAGTGCACGGTGTTGCCGGCGAGCATCGCGTGGCTGGTGGAGTTCCTCGCGGGCACGCCCCGCTACCTCGACGAGATTCGCGCGCGGGCCAAGGATCTCGACGTCCAGGACGATGGATGGATGAAGACGCTCGACGATCTGCGCGAGCGCGGTTTGGTGGTGGTCAACGACCATCGCACGGATTCCCCCGCGGCCCCGTTCCGCCGGAGAATCTCCCTTCAAGTGATCCAATCTACGAGCTAA